A genomic window from Sphingobacterium spiritivorum includes:
- a CDS encoding TonB-dependent receptor: MIKRVIAILLLCTAYSLSFAQTSCPYIWTGQIQSATTKLPVANATVTLQPAGRSVMTDAKGYYRLTSVCAGTYTLHISSVGYDAFQSDQIVLSKDKSQNFTLRPSNIHLDDVEVVGVSNTALSGSKHRLSAQDLSETKGKLLGDALSRIAGVTTLSTGSSIVKPVINGLHSNRILVLNNGIRQEGQQWGSEHAPEIDPFTADKIEVIKGAQAVRYGADALGGVVVTTPAALDYDKVIGGRLDLVGESNGRGGTTSAMLEGNTKVLPDLAWRVQASGKKLGNIRTASYYLGNTGVEEFNFSGQLQYRLKSGHIETYFSRFGTNLGIFRGAHVGTREDIYTIIENGRPLDQYDFSYTIEAPRQQVTHDLAKVKWQQQLSASGTMEVQYGYQRNHRREYDLRRVEADDLPMADMSLTTQSLDVLYRTPAVQFGLNGVIQINNNKPGTGTTPIIPNYDNHSLGVFGLTQFHHNSYHFEVGLRYDYRYFDAEGYRYDYRNPNADGTINQKLYSGTRTFHNISGTAGLLYHITPALNWKSNIGLAWRAPSANELYSDGLHHGSGIYEVGNPDMKSEKGVKWVNSLLYNPGKIDINMDIYAQYIYDYIYAVPNPDSVRQTIRGTFPVYSYQQHNAFFYGLDIKAAYHISDYWQYDMAFSAVRAKNTSLNTYLPFIPSDRVTQSIQWNLVSAKWAQKPYVKLSHRYVTRQDRFEADMDYVAPPPAYHLVDLYTGASWAIGKQQLHLTLSAENLMNKLYKDYMDTFRYYAHRAGRNISFRVAYQF; this comes from the coding sequence ATGATTAAAAGAGTAATCGCTATATTACTATTGTGTACAGCTTATTCGCTGTCCTTTGCCCAGACTTCTTGTCCGTATATATGGACAGGACAAATTCAATCTGCTACAACCAAACTTCCTGTTGCCAATGCAACAGTTACCCTGCAGCCTGCCGGCAGATCTGTTATGACAGATGCCAAAGGGTATTACCGTTTGACTTCTGTCTGCGCAGGCACTTATACTTTGCATATCAGCTCTGTAGGATATGACGCCTTTCAGTCTGATCAGATTGTCTTATCTAAAGATAAATCTCAGAACTTTACGCTCAGACCCTCGAATATTCATCTGGATGATGTGGAAGTGGTGGGAGTATCGAACACGGCGCTTTCAGGCAGTAAGCACCGCCTTTCGGCTCAGGATCTTTCTGAAACTAAGGGAAAGCTTTTAGGAGATGCTTTGAGCAGGATAGCCGGTGTGACGACGCTAAGTACAGGAAGCTCGATTGTGAAACCGGTAATCAATGGATTGCATAGCAACAGGATACTTGTTCTCAACAACGGAATAAGACAGGAAGGACAGCAATGGGGATCGGAACATGCTCCGGAGATCGATCCCTTTACAGCCGATAAAATCGAAGTGATTAAAGGCGCACAGGCTGTGCGGTATGGTGCTGATGCGCTTGGTGGTGTAGTCGTGACTACTCCTGCTGCACTGGATTATGACAAGGTGATCGGCGGACGACTGGATCTTGTAGGGGAAAGCAACGGACGGGGCGGTACTACCTCGGCAATGCTGGAAGGCAATACAAAAGTACTTCCTGATCTGGCCTGGCGTGTACAGGCTTCGGGAAAGAAACTGGGCAATATCCGTACAGCATCGTACTACCTCGGCAATACCGGTGTAGAAGAGTTTAATTTCTCCGGCCAGTTACAATACCGTCTGAAGTCCGGACATATTGAAACTTACTTCAGCCGATTTGGAACTAATCTGGGAATATTTCGCGGAGCCCATGTCGGAACACGTGAAGATATTTATACCATTATCGAAAACGGAAGACCACTTGATCAGTATGACTTCTCTTATACTATAGAAGCTCCGCGTCAGCAGGTGACTCATGATCTGGCAAAAGTGAAATGGCAGCAACAACTATCTGCTTCGGGCACAATGGAGGTACAATATGGTTACCAACGCAATCACCGCAGGGAATACGATCTGCGCCGTGTGGAGGCTGATGATCTTCCAATGGCTGATATGTCTCTCACTACTCAGTCGCTGGATGTGTTGTACCGTACACCCGCTGTTCAGTTCGGTCTTAACGGGGTTATTCAGATCAACAACAATAAGCCGGGTACAGGTACTACGCCGATAATTCCGAATTATGATAATCATAGCTTAGGTGTATTCGGACTTACACAGTTTCATCACAATTCTTATCACTTTGAAGTTGGACTGCGTTATGATTACCGCTACTTTGATGCGGAAGGTTACCGTTATGACTACCGGAATCCGAATGCTGATGGTACGATCAATCAAAAACTGTACTCCGGTACCCGGACATTTCACAATATATCCGGTACTGCAGGACTGTTGTATCATATTACGCCTGCCCTCAACTGGAAGAGTAATATAGGACTGGCGTGGAGAGCGCCTTCAGCTAATGAATTGTACAGCGATGGCCTGCATCATGGAAGCGGTATTTATGAGGTCGGTAATCCGGACATGAAGAGTGAAAAAGGAGTAAAATGGGTGAATAGCCTGCTTTATAATCCTGGAAAAATAGATATTAATATGGATATCTATGCACAGTATATCTATGATTACATCTATGCTGTGCCTAATCCGGACTCTGTCAGACAAACGATACGTGGTACTTTCCCGGTATATAGTTACCAGCAGCATAATGCTTTTTTCTACGGGCTGGATATCAAAGCAGCTTATCATATTTCTGATTACTGGCAATATGATATGGCATTCTCTGCAGTGAGGGCTAAAAATACTTCTTTGAACACTTATCTACCTTTTATCCCTTCCGATAGAGTCACACAGAGTATACAATGGAATCTGGTATCTGCAAAATGGGCGCAAAAGCCGTATGTTAAATTAAGCCACCGTTATGTGACCCGGCAGGATCGTTTTGAAGCAGACATGGATTATGTTGCTCCTCCCCCTGCCTATCACCTGGTGGATCTGTACACAGGCGCGAGTTGGGCTATTGGAAAACAACAGCTGCACCTCACGCTTTCTGCAGAAAACCTGATGAATAAGTTATACAAGGATTATATGGATACCTTCCGGTACTATGCCCACAGAGCGGGCCGGAATATCTCTTTCCGTGTAGCTTATCAATTTTAA
- the xerD gene encoding site-specific tyrosine recombinase XerD yields MEWEINKKDFKRYLQLERGLTSNSIEAYLNDIAKLEVYCTDQQLTLKQLSVHNIQEFLVWINTFDISPYSQSRLISGLKAFFGYLQLEGLITKNPVELIQSPRLSRKIPVVLNIEEIDQLIGALDLSTADGMRNKAILEILYGCGLRVSELVNLRISNLFLHIDFIKVEGKGNKERLIPIGQHAIKYLNIYLNEIRVHQPVKAGFEDYVFLNKRGTSLSRVMIFLIIKDLAAKTGLQKEISPHTFRHSFASHLVEGGADLRAVQDMLGHESITTTEIYTHIDRDYLHAIITQFHPRS; encoded by the coding sequence ATGGAATGGGAAATTAATAAGAAGGATTTTAAACGTTATTTACAACTGGAGAGAGGTCTTACCTCTAACTCTATCGAAGCGTATCTGAATGATATTGCTAAGCTGGAGGTCTACTGTACAGATCAACAGCTTACGCTGAAGCAGCTGTCTGTCCATAATATACAGGAGTTTCTTGTCTGGATCAATACTTTTGATATTTCTCCCTACAGCCAGTCCCGGCTTATTTCCGGGCTAAAAGCATTTTTCGGATACCTTCAGCTGGAAGGACTCATCACAAAGAATCCTGTGGAACTGATTCAATCTCCGCGATTGAGCCGAAAGATTCCTGTAGTCCTGAATATCGAAGAGATTGATCAGCTGATCGGCGCACTGGATCTGAGTACTGCAGATGGCATGCGCAACAAAGCAATTCTTGAAATATTATATGGTTGCGGGCTTCGGGTTTCTGAATTAGTCAATCTTAGGATATCTAACCTTTTTCTGCATATAGATTTTATTAAAGTAGAAGGAAAAGGAAATAAAGAACGCCTGATCCCTATCGGGCAGCATGCTATCAAGTACCTGAATATTTACCTCAATGAGATACGGGTACACCAACCTGTAAAAGCAGGATTTGAAGATTATGTATTTCTCAATAAGCGGGGCACTTCGCTTTCCAGGGTTATGATATTCTTAATTATCAAGGACCTGGCTGCCAAAACAGGGCTTCAGAAAGAAATCAGCCCACATACATTCAGGCATAGTTTTGCCTCTCATCTGGTAGAAGGAGGTGCAGATCTTCGTGCTGTGCAGGATATGCTGGGGCATGAAAGTATAACGACGACAGAGATCTATACACATATTGACCGGGATTATCTGCATGCTATCATTACACAATTCCATCCCAGATCATAA
- a CDS encoding M16 family metallopeptidase: MKLLKPIALAFLLPATFSLAHAANNPPTNIHPEARQILATDSISWNTKLPLDNEVLTGKLKNGFQYFIRKNTEPEKRVVMYLANKVGSVLESEEQLGLAHFLEHMNFNGLKHFPKNALVDYLQKAGVRFGSDLNAYTSFDETIYQLPIPSDDPELLKNGLQVMRDWAQDALLTTEEIDKERGIVLEEMRGGKGAQQRMRDQYLPLLLNNSHYANRLPIGTEKSISTFKPEVLRQFHKDWYRPDLQSIIIVGDIDVKQMEAEVIRLFSDLKAPSKPRPHVKYKVDLANKNQFMAVTDPEMSYTVGQIIIKHPEEKTETVGDYRRALLKSVYNGMINARMSEILQQSNPPFIQAGGGVEEFLGGLDNLGLYFVAKPGEFESGFKTLVREMDRIQKFGFTQTEFDRVISSIRKNNETAYTERDKKKSESYVQGYMNYFLEKDPALSNEYRYQLTNQLLPSLTLKEVEQIGQKYYVDNNRDVLILAPENQKANLPDEAKINTWFAEVDKEEITAYEDKVSTLPLLAKQPVKGSIVKEGAANTIGVKELVLSNGVKVLLKPTTFKNDEILISAFSPGGTSLYADADYNSASNAAGLVDASGVGQLNNVELQKYLTGKRVGITPYISERSEGFSGQSDKEGLKTMFELLYGYFTEPRLDDDVFQSNITKSLSSIANMENDPNFVFRKSVFSTLYGNNIRRQTASKESIQQINKDRALEIYKDRFADASDFTFTIVGSFTEEEIKPLLEEYIASLPAKNRQEKAKDLGIQEPAKGVETVVNKGKEQKATVQLAYYGDYAYSEEENMNLDALESILNITLIERLREDESGVYGVGAGANYRKFPKPRYSFSIGFGSAVDKAQPLIASTLDEINKIKKNGPTKVDLEKFVIEQKRQLEVQLRENGFWLGHIVNSAQNQEDATHILKYMDDLNKVTVESVKAVADKYLKEDRLFRFILMPDQTATK, encoded by the coding sequence ATGAAATTATTAAAACCTATTGCCCTGGCATTTCTGCTGCCGGCAACTTTTTCATTGGCGCACGCCGCTAATAATCCCCCCACAAACATTCATCCGGAAGCACGTCAGATTTTAGCGACTGACAGTATATCCTGGAATACCAAACTGCCTTTAGACAATGAAGTGCTTACAGGCAAGTTAAAAAACGGATTCCAGTATTTTATACGCAAAAATACGGAACCGGAGAAAAGAGTGGTCATGTATCTGGCGAATAAAGTCGGTTCAGTACTGGAATCAGAAGAGCAACTGGGATTGGCTCACTTTCTGGAACATATGAATTTTAACGGATTAAAACATTTTCCGAAGAATGCATTAGTCGATTATCTGCAGAAAGCAGGAGTTCGTTTTGGAAGTGATCTCAATGCATATACCAGCTTTGACGAAACTATATATCAGCTCCCTATTCCTTCTGATGATCCCGAATTATTGAAAAACGGATTGCAGGTCATGAGAGACTGGGCACAGGATGCCTTACTAACGACAGAAGAGATAGACAAAGAACGTGGTATCGTACTGGAAGAAATGCGTGGCGGCAAAGGAGCACAACAACGTATGCGTGATCAGTATCTTCCGCTTTTGCTTAACAATTCACACTATGCGAACCGCCTGCCCATCGGAACGGAAAAAAGTATTTCTACATTCAAACCGGAGGTCCTTCGCCAATTCCATAAAGACTGGTACAGACCAGATCTGCAGTCTATCATAATTGTAGGGGATATTGACGTGAAGCAAATGGAAGCTGAGGTGATCCGGTTATTTTCAGATCTGAAAGCTCCGTCAAAACCAAGACCTCACGTAAAATATAAGGTAGATCTGGCTAATAAAAATCAGTTTATGGCTGTTACAGATCCTGAAATGTCGTATACAGTCGGACAGATTATTATTAAACATCCGGAAGAAAAAACAGAAACAGTCGGAGATTACCGCAGAGCATTGCTTAAATCTGTCTATAACGGCATGATCAATGCGCGTATGAGTGAAATACTACAGCAATCTAATCCTCCGTTTATTCAGGCCGGTGGAGGTGTTGAAGAGTTTCTCGGAGGGCTGGATAATCTGGGGCTGTACTTTGTAGCCAAGCCGGGCGAATTTGAAAGCGGATTCAAAACATTGGTCCGGGAGATGGATAGAATTCAGAAATTCGGTTTTACACAAACTGAATTCGATCGTGTCATTTCTTCTATTCGTAAAAATAACGAGACAGCTTATACCGAGCGTGATAAAAAGAAATCAGAAAGTTATGTGCAGGGATATATGAATTATTTTCTTGAAAAAGACCCTGCTTTAAGTAATGAATACCGTTATCAGCTCACTAACCAGCTCCTGCCTTCTCTGACGCTAAAAGAGGTAGAACAGATCGGACAAAAGTATTATGTTGACAACAACCGCGATGTGCTGATACTGGCGCCGGAAAATCAAAAAGCAAATCTGCCGGATGAAGCGAAGATCAATACCTGGTTTGCTGAAGTGGACAAAGAAGAAATCACAGCTTACGAAGACAAAGTTTCCACACTGCCTTTATTAGCGAAGCAACCTGTAAAGGGAAGTATTGTTAAGGAAGGGGCAGCGAATACGATAGGTGTAAAAGAACTCGTGCTGAGTAATGGCGTAAAAGTATTACTGAAACCTACTACATTTAAAAATGATGAAATTCTGATTTCGGCATTCAGCCCGGGAGGAACGTCCCTTTATGCAGATGCAGATTACAATTCCGCTTCTAATGCAGCCGGACTGGTCGATGCCAGCGGTGTCGGACAACTGAACAATGTAGAATTACAAAAATACCTTACCGGCAAGCGTGTAGGTATCACTCCATATATCAGTGAACGATCTGAAGGATTCAGCGGACAGTCTGACAAAGAAGGTTTGAAGACGATGTTTGAATTATTGTATGGCTACTTCACAGAACCACGACTAGATGATGATGTTTTCCAGAGCAACATTACCAAATCTCTTTCTTCTATCGCAAATATGGAAAATGATCCGAATTTTGTCTTTAGAAAAAGTGTATTCAGCACCTTATACGGCAATAATATCCGTCGTCAGACCGCTTCAAAGGAATCCATACAACAGATCAATAAAGACAGAGCACTCGAGATCTACAAAGATAGATTTGCAGACGCATCAGATTTCACCTTTACTATCGTAGGTTCATTTACTGAAGAAGAGATCAAACCACTTCTGGAAGAATACATAGCTTCACTACCGGCTAAAAACCGTCAGGAGAAAGCCAAAGATCTGGGAATTCAGGAGCCGGCCAAAGGTGTAGAGACTGTAGTCAATAAAGGTAAAGAGCAAAAAGCTACTGTACAACTGGCATACTATGGAGATTACGCATACTCAGAGGAGGAAAATATGAATCTGGATGCCTTGGAAAGTATTCTGAATATCACACTGATCGAGCGTCTTCGTGAAGATGAAAGCGGTGTATACGGAGTAGGGGCAGGAGCTAATTACCGTAAATTTCCAAAACCAAGATACAGTTTCAGTATTGGCTTCGGGTCTGCAGTAGATAAGGCACAGCCATTAATTGCTTCCACACTGGATGAGATCAACAAAATCAAGAAAAACGGACCTACGAAAGTAGATCTGGAGAAATTTGTGATTGAGCAAAAACGTCAGCTGGAAGTACAGTTGCGGGAGAATGGTTTCTGGCTGGGACATATTGTCAATTCAGCTCAGAATCAGGAAGACGCTACGCATATCCTGAAATATATGGACGACCTCAATAAGGTGACGGTCGAATCAGTAAAAGCAGTAGCTGATAAATATCTGAAAGAAGACCGTTTATTCAGATTTATCCTGATGCCGGATCAGACTGCTACCAAATAA
- a CDS encoding sigma-70 family RNA polymerase sigma factor — protein MRQLKITQSITNRESQSLDKYLHEIGKVDLITAEEEVILAQRIREGDQVALEKLTKTNLRFVVSVAKQYQNQGLTLGDLINEGNLGLIKAAKRFDETKGFKFISYAVWWIRQSILQAIAEQSRIVRLPLNQVGSLSKISKAFSKLEQEYEREPSPEELADILETTVDKVSDTLSNSGRHVSMDAPFVQGEENTLLDVLENHDPDTDSSLIDESLSEEIKRSLATLTEREREIIVLFFGLGSNHQLSLEEIGEKFNLTRERVRQIKDKALQRLRHTSRSKILKSYLG, from the coding sequence ATGAGACAGCTCAAAATTACACAATCGATTACCAACCGTGAATCACAGTCATTAGACAAATACCTTCACGAGATTGGTAAAGTAGACTTAATCACCGCAGAAGAAGAAGTGATCCTTGCTCAACGTATACGTGAGGGCGATCAGGTCGCTTTGGAAAAATTAACGAAAACAAATTTACGTTTCGTAGTTTCCGTTGCAAAACAGTATCAGAATCAAGGTTTGACCTTAGGAGATTTAATCAATGAAGGTAACCTCGGACTTATTAAAGCAGCTAAACGTTTTGACGAAACCAAGGGATTTAAATTTATTTCGTATGCTGTATGGTGGATTCGTCAGTCGATCTTACAAGCTATCGCCGAACAGTCACGTATCGTTCGTTTACCTTTAAACCAGGTTGGTTCTTTAAGCAAGATCAGCAAGGCTTTCTCCAAACTGGAGCAGGAATACGAGCGTGAACCATCGCCTGAAGAATTAGCTGATATCCTGGAAACAACAGTTGACAAGGTATCTGACACATTGAGCAATTCCGGAAGACATGTATCCATGGATGCACCTTTTGTGCAAGGGGAAGAAAACACCCTGTTAGACGTACTGGAAAATCATGATCCGGACACAGACAGCTCTCTGATCGATGAGTCTCTGTCAGAGGAAATTAAGCGTTCCCTGGCAACATTGACAGAAAGAGAACGTGAAATTATTGTTCTTTTCTTCGGATTAGGTTCTAATCATCAATTATCTCTGGAAGAGATCGGCGAAAAATTTAATCTAACTCGTGAGCGTGTTCGTCAAATCAAGGACAAAGCGTTACAGCGCTTACGTCACACTTCACGAAGCAAAATTTTGAAATCATATTTAGGTTAA
- a CDS encoding helix-turn-helix domain-containing protein, which yields MVGITLSNLSIIKNGKCRAIRLHTLSAICKALDCQPGDILEYTDQPVLARGKAIAT from the coding sequence ATGGTCGGTATCACCTTGTCAAACCTCTCTATTATCAAAAACGGAAAATGTAGAGCAATTCGTCTTCATACGCTGTCAGCAATATGTAAAGCTTTGGATTGTCAGCCCGGAGATATTCTTGAATATACAGATCAGCCTGTGTTAGCTAGAGGCAAAGCGATAGCCACGTAA
- the fmt gene encoding methionyl-tRNA formyltransferase encodes MRIIFMGTPDFAVASLKALLDSGENVVAVVTVPDKPAGRGQKLHESAVKKFAVEHHIPVLQPVRLKDSEFLKELKAFNADLQVVVAFRMLPELVWDMPVKGTINVHGSLLPQYRGAAPINHAIINGEEKTGVTTFLLQHEIDTGNILFKGEVPIAENDNAGTIHDKLMHKGAEVLLQTIEAMKSGSLTPIPQDTLIEGSTLKHAPKIFKEDCLINWDKSTTTVFNLIRGLSPYPAAFTYLDGKVLKIYEVEKEITKPDIQAGQYVTDGKTYLKYATQDGYIHLKALQIEGKKRMLTDEFLRGYRFASS; translated from the coding sequence ATGCGTATCATTTTTATGGGAACTCCGGATTTTGCAGTAGCTTCGTTAAAGGCTTTGCTGGACTCGGGTGAAAATGTTGTAGCGGTGGTGACCGTACCGGATAAACCCGCTGGCAGAGGTCAGAAGCTTCATGAGTCTGCGGTCAAAAAATTTGCAGTAGAACATCATATACCGGTATTACAGCCGGTCAGATTAAAGGATTCTGAATTTCTGAAAGAATTAAAGGCTTTCAACGCTGATCTGCAGGTGGTCGTGGCTTTTCGTATGCTTCCTGAGCTGGTATGGGATATGCCTGTTAAAGGAACTATCAATGTTCACGGTTCCCTCCTTCCTCAATACCGGGGTGCGGCTCCGATCAATCATGCGATCATTAACGGGGAAGAGAAGACAGGTGTAACGACTTTCTTACTCCAGCATGAAATAGATACCGGAAACATTCTTTTCAAAGGTGAAGTTCCTATTGCGGAAAATGATAATGCCGGAACGATTCATGATAAGCTGATGCACAAAGGTGCAGAAGTGTTATTGCAAACGATTGAAGCTATGAAATCCGGTTCACTTACTCCTATTCCACAGGATACACTGATTGAAGGCTCAACACTTAAACATGCACCCAAAATATTTAAAGAAGATTGTCTCATTAATTGGGACAAGAGTACAACTACTGTATTCAACCTGATAAGAGGTCTGAGCCCTTATCCTGCAGCTTTCACCTATCTGGATGGGAAAGTACTCAAGATATATGAAGTAGAAAAAGAAATTACAAAGCCTGACATTCAGGCAGGTCAGTATGTGACAGATGGCAAAACTTATCTGAAATACGCGACTCAGGACGGATATATCCATCTGAAAGCCCTGCAGATTGAGGGTAAGAAGCGTATGTTGACGGATGAGTTCTTACGTGGCTATCGCTTTGCCTCTAGCTAA
- a CDS encoding ABC transporter permease, with amino-acid sequence MNFPYFLAQRITFLGKRTFSKLIVRVTVSAIVLAIAAMILSVAVLRGFKDEITEKQRGFFGDILVTKQDLNSSYENTPMSLSKARMDAIRTSPNVQSIYPFATKAGIMNVNGEVEGVLLKGVDSTYDQRYLSKTIVEGDTIDFNAENGANTQILISSYFAKRMRLKLGDDFIMYFVQEPVRKRKFVVKGIFNTGSQELDKVYVVGALSLIRRLNNLDDQEAGGYEIRVRDFEKLVPTTEQVNDHLPIDLNARNIVEQMPDIFEWLNMLDMNANIIFVLMVIVAVINMISSLLISILERTSMIGILKALGFNNRGIKRVFMYNALYIIGLGLLIGNALALGLFYFQEKTRFFKLDESTYYISYVPVKIFWYDIAGLNLALIAIAMISLFVPSMLITKISPIKAIQFK; translated from the coding sequence TTGAATTTTCCTTACTTCCTTGCTCAGCGAATTACTTTTTTAGGAAAGCGTACTTTCTCTAAGCTGATTGTGCGTGTGACAGTCAGTGCTATTGTATTGGCTATAGCAGCGATGATCTTATCTGTCGCTGTACTCAGAGGATTTAAAGATGAAATCACCGAGAAGCAACGTGGCTTCTTTGGAGATATACTGGTTACCAAACAAGACTTGAACAGTTCTTACGAGAATACGCCTATGTCTCTGAGTAAGGCGCGTATGGATGCCATACGTACATCACCTAATGTACAGTCTATTTATCCTTTTGCGACCAAGGCCGGCATTATGAATGTAAACGGTGAAGTCGAAGGAGTATTGTTAAAAGGTGTCGATTCGACTTATGATCAGCGCTATCTGTCCAAAACTATTGTCGAAGGAGATACAATAGACTTCAATGCCGAAAACGGAGCAAATACACAAATCCTGATATCTTCTTACTTTGCCAAACGGATGCGTCTAAAACTGGGAGACGATTTTATAATGTATTTTGTACAGGAACCTGTACGTAAACGCAAGTTTGTTGTAAAGGGTATCTTCAATACGGGATCACAGGAACTGGATAAGGTCTACGTCGTAGGAGCTTTATCGCTCATCAGAAGACTCAATAACCTGGATGATCAGGAAGCCGGAGGATATGAAATACGGGTTCGTGATTTTGAAAAACTCGTACCGACTACAGAGCAGGTAAATGATCACCTGCCAATAGATCTGAATGCCCGAAATATTGTGGAACAAATGCCGGACATTTTCGAATGGCTCAATATGCTGGATATGAATGCAAATATCATCTTTGTACTCATGGTGATCGTTGCTGTTATCAATATGATTTCGTCCCTGCTGATCAGTATTCTGGAACGAACATCTATGATTGGTATACTGAAAGCTTTAGGATTCAACAACCGTGGAATTAAACGGGTCTTTATGTATAATGCCCTGTACATTATAGGACTGGGACTTCTTATCGGTAATGCACTCGCTTTAGGATTGTTTTATTTTCAGGAAAAGACCAGGTTTTTCAAACTGGATGAAAGCACATATTATATCTCTTATGTACCTGTCAAGATTTTCTGGTATGATATAGCCGGACTCAATCTGGCTTTGATTGCAATTGCTATGATCTCACTTTTTGTACCCTCTATGCTGATCACTAAGATCAGCCCGATCAAAGCAATCCAGTTTAAATAA